The Streptococcus oralis Uo5 genome includes a window with the following:
- a CDS encoding DnaD domain protein codes for MKPNDRFSFLKNNRVSQDTSSLVQCYLPIIGQEALSLYLYAVTFWDGGQKEHLFSHILNHLNFGMPTLLQSFKILSALDLLTLYQKGETYELQLHSPLTSQDFLNHSVYSRLLEKKIGDVAVSVMKQAPSEGEALSVSLSQVFPNLTEEVTPTESKSKLKNDFDLEHFQRLMARDGLRFEDEQADVLELFAIADEKKWTWFETYQLAKETAVAQVISVKRMREKIAQKPASSDFSPKEMTIIREAKNKTPLEFLAEIKQTRKGNITQSERELLHQMASLGLLDEVINIVLLLTFNKVDSANVNEKYAIKVANDYAYQKIRTAEEAVLRIRERQQKGQEDKKSKASSTKTNVPKWSNPEYKNQTSEETRLELERKKQEMLARLEEGGD; via the coding sequence ATGAAACCAAATGACCGTTTTTCTTTTCTAAAGAATAATCGGGTGTCGCAAGATACCTCTTCTCTGGTGCAGTGCTACCTCCCGATTATCGGTCAGGAGGCACTGAGCCTCTATCTATATGCCGTTACCTTTTGGGATGGAGGGCAAAAGGAGCATCTCTTTTCCCATATCCTCAACCACTTAAACTTCGGCATGCCGACCTTGCTCCAATCCTTTAAAATTTTATCTGCTTTGGATTTGTTGACCCTTTATCAGAAGGGAGAAACCTATGAATTGCAGCTTCATTCTCCCCTAACTAGTCAGGATTTTTTAAATCATTCTGTCTATAGTAGATTATTAGAGAAAAAGATTGGTGATGTAGCTGTTTCTGTTATGAAACAGGCACCAAGTGAGGGAGAAGCACTCTCTGTTTCTTTGAGCCAAGTATTTCCAAATTTGACCGAAGAAGTGACTCCAACCGAGTCTAAAAGCAAGTTAAAAAATGATTTTGACTTGGAACATTTCCAGCGTCTGATGGCTCGAGATGGCTTGCGTTTTGAAGACGAGCAGGCAGATGTTTTGGAATTGTTTGCCATCGCAGATGAAAAAAAATGGACCTGGTTTGAAACCTACCAATTAGCTAAGGAGACAGCGGTAGCTCAGGTTATTTCAGTCAAACGCATGCGTGAAAAGATTGCGCAAAAGCCAGCATCTTCTGACTTTAGCCCCAAAGAAATGACCATTATCAGGGAAGCCAAAAATAAAACTCCCCTAGAATTTTTAGCGGAAATCAAGCAAACGCGTAAGGGGAACATCACCCAGAGCGAAAGAGAACTCCTTCACCAGATGGCGTCTTTAGGCTTGTTGGACGAAGTCATCAATATCGTCTTGCTTCTAACTTTTAACAAGGTTGATTCGGCTAATGTCAATGAAAAATATGCCATAAAGGTCGCAAATGACTATGCTTACCAAAAAATTCGAACAGCAGAAGAAGCTGTACTTCGGATTCGAGAGCGTCAGCAAAAAGGCCAGGAAGACAAAAAATCAAAAGCTAGCTCAACTAAGACAAATGTTCCCAAGTGGAGCAATCCAGAATACAAAAATCAAACCAGTGAGGAAACTCGCCTGGAACTAGAACGCAAAAAACAAGAAATGTTAGCCCGATTAGAAGAAGGAGGAGACTAG
- the nrdR gene encoding transcriptional regulator NrdR, whose protein sequence is MRCPKCGATKSSVVDSRQAEEGNTIRRRRECDECQHRFTTYERVEERTLVVVKKDGTREQFSRDKIFNGIIRSAQKRPVSSDEINMVVNRIEQKLRSRSENEIQSEYIGSLVMEELAELDEITYVRFASVYRSFKDVSELESLLQQITQSSKKKKEK, encoded by the coding sequence ATGCGTTGTCCAAAATGTGGGGCTACCAAGTCTAGTGTTGTTGATAGTCGACAAGCCGAAGAAGGAAATACCATCCGCAGAAGACGTGAGTGCGACGAGTGTCAGCATCGTTTTACAACCTATGAACGAGTAGAAGAAAGAACGCTGGTTGTCGTCAAGAAAGACGGTACGCGAGAGCAGTTTTCGAGAGATAAAATCTTTAATGGGATTATCCGCTCAGCCCAGAAGCGTCCTGTGTCAAGTGATGAAATCAACATGGTGGTCAATCGTATCGAACAAAAACTCCGTAGTCGCAGTGAGAATGAGATCCAAAGTGAATACATTGGGTCCTTAGTCATGGAAGAATTGGCAGAGCTTGATGAGATTACCTATGTTCGTTTTGCCAGTGTTTACCGTAGCTTTAAGGATGTGAGTGAGTTGGAGAGTTTGCTCCAGCAGATCACTCAGTCCTCTAAGAAGAAAAAGGAAAAATAG
- the dnaI gene encoding primosomal protein DnaI, producing the protein MESVGDVIKRQTSRFQYQDLVQQIMKDPDVAAFIQKESLSQEELNRSISKFNQYITERDKFLRGDADYIARGYKPILVMNQGYADVSYEETPELIAAEKEAAIKNRLKLINLPASLKKAKLAQIDLDDLGRLPIFERLYSFVDLYPSIRKGLYLYGDFGVGKSFMMAALAHDLSEKRGASTTILHYPSFVIDVKNAIGEGSVKTLVDEIKLAEVLVLDDIGAEQSTPWVRDEILQVILQYRMQEDLPTFFTSNFNFQDLEKHFAKGKNGNDETWEARRVMERIRYLAEETRLEGENRR; encoded by the coding sequence ATGGAAAGTGTTGGTGATGTAATCAAACGTCAGACAAGTCGTTTCCAGTATCAGGACTTGGTCCAGCAGATCATGAAGGACCCCGATGTAGCGGCTTTTATCCAGAAAGAATCCCTCAGCCAAGAGGAGTTGAATCGTAGCATCTCCAAGTTCAACCAATATATCACAGAGCGGGATAAGTTTCTTCGCGGGGATGCTGACTATATAGCGCGTGGCTACAAGCCTATCTTGGTCATGAATCAAGGTTATGCGGATGTGTCTTATGAAGAAACACCCGAACTAATCGCGGCTGAAAAAGAGGCGGCAATTAAGAATCGCCTTAAGTTGATCAATCTACCAGCAAGTCTCAAGAAAGCGAAATTAGCTCAGATTGACCTAGATGATCTAGGACGGTTACCGATTTTTGAGAGACTCTATTCCTTTGTTGACCTTTACCCAAGCATCCGAAAAGGCCTCTATCTTTACGGAGATTTTGGTGTTGGTAAGAGTTTCATGATGGCAGCTTTGGCTCACGACCTATCTGAAAAACGTGGTGCTTCAACGACGATTCTTCATTATCCAAGTTTTGTCATTGATGTGAAAAATGCCATCGGTGAAGGATCTGTGAAGACCTTGGTAGATGAGATTAAGTTAGCAGAAGTCTTGGTTTTGGATGATATTGGAGCAGAACAATCCACCCCTTGGGTGCGTGATGAGATTCTCCAAGTCATTCTCCAGTATCGTATGCAGGAAGATTTGCCGACCTTCTTTACTTCCAACTTTAATTTCCAAGATTTGGAAAAACATTTTGCCAAAGGAAAGAATGGAAATGATGAGACTTGGGAAGCTAGACGAGTCATGGAACGAATTCGTTATTTGGCAGAGGAGACAAGACTAGAAGGAGAAAATCGCCGATGA
- a CDS encoding GntR family transcriptional regulator, whose product MSWSFDNTKPIYLQIMEKIKLQIVSHELEPNQQLPTVRDLASEAGVNPNTIQRALSDLEREGFVYSKRTTGRFVTEDLDLILQSRKQLSEEQLQQFVSCMLQFGYKKEELPNVLSDYIKGV is encoded by the coding sequence ATGTCCTGGTCATTTGATAATACAAAACCGATTTATTTACAGATTATGGAAAAAATCAAATTACAGATTGTTTCCCATGAACTGGAACCCAACCAACAGCTCCCTACCGTGAGAGATTTGGCGAGCGAGGCTGGGGTTAATCCTAATACCATTCAGCGCGCCTTGTCTGACCTCGAACGTGAAGGATTTGTATACAGCAAGCGGACAACTGGTCGATTTGTCACCGAGGATTTAGACCTCATCCTTCAGTCCCGCAAACAACTTTCCGAGGAGCAGCTACAACAATTCGTCTCTTGCATGCTTCAATTTGGCTACAAAAAAGAAGAACTGCCAAATGTATTAAGCGACTATATTAAAGGAGTTTAA
- a CDS encoding NADPH-dependent oxidoreductase: MTETIKLMKAHTSVRRFKEQEIPQADLDEILTAAQMASSWKNFQSYSVILVRSQDKKDALYELVPQEAIRQSAAFLLFVGDLNRAEKGASLHTDTFQPQGVEGLLITSVDAALAGQNTLLAAESLGYGGVIIGLVRYKSEEVAALFNLPDYTYPVFGIALGVPNQQHDVKPRLPLNQVVFEEEYREQPVEAILDYDQVQADYAGARATTSWSQRLAEQFGQAEPSSTRKNLEQKKLL; the protein is encoded by the coding sequence ATGACAGAAACCATTAAACTGATGAAAGCTCATACTTCAGTTCGTCGTTTTAAGGAACAAGAGATTCCTCAAGCAGACTTGGATGAGATTTTGACTGCTGCCCAAATGGCGTCTTCTTGGAAAAATTTCCAATCCTACTCTGTGATTCTTGTACGCAGCCAAGATAAGAAAGATGCCTTATATGAATTGGTTCCTCAGGAAGCCATTCGCCAGTCAGCTGCTTTCCTACTTTTTGTCGGTGACTTAAACCGAGCTGAAAAGGGAGCAAGCCTTCATACGGACACTTTCCAACCCCAAGGAGTTGAAGGTCTTCTCATCACCTCTGTGGACGCTGCGCTTGCTGGGCAAAATACCTTGCTTGCGGCTGAGAGTCTGGGATATGGTGGTGTGATTATCGGTTTGGTCCGTTACAAGTCGGAAGAAGTGGCAGCGCTTTTTAATTTGCCTGACTATACCTACCCCGTTTTTGGGATTGCCCTTGGTGTGCCAAATCAACAACATGATGTCAAACCAAGACTGCCTTTGAACCAAGTGGTATTTGAAGAAGAATACCGAGAACAGCCAGTTGAAGCGATTTTGGACTATGACCAAGTACAGGCAGACTATGCTGGCGCGCGTGCGACAACCTCTTGGAGTCAGCGTTTGGCAGAGCAGTTTGGCCAAGCCGAACCTAGTTCAACTCGGAAGAATCTAGAACAGAAAAAGTTATTGTAG